The genomic region AGAGAATGAAAGTGTGTGTGTCAGTGTACGAAGTAAGTACATTGTTCTGGATGAGTTTGGCACGCTGGGCAAACTTCAAAGTACTAAGTGTCTCATTTGCAGAACTACAAGGAAAGACAAGGTCAGTTTAAGGAAACcaaaaagaagaataagaacATAAAGTAATCTAGAACTATGAAAGAATCAACACATACCAAATTGATGGGCTGACATTCGATATTATAGTTGTTTTTGAGTTCCCACCCAGAGAATCCTGCGTCCCAAAGTCATAGACCAATTATGTATGAAGATGCAGTAAAATGAACAAGTATGCATAGTGTTACAAAATGACATAAAATATCTTAGGTTCCAGAGCATTTGGCGTCTAACCTGAAGAAGAAATGTAAGCCTTGAATCTCTATAGGGAACATGTCTATGTTTCCCATGTGCTAAGTCGACCAAAGACATTATCACCAAGCTAAAACCACAAAGTAATATAGGTTATCCAACTGAAACCAAACTAAAGTCTGCCTAGCAATAAAGGCATATACGACTAATTCAACCATGTGCAAACAGACCCCATGTTTTATGTATTTCTGGAAATTACACTAATGACCAAGTTGGCATTTGAATTTGGCCTTGTGAAAGCAGAAAACGGAAGGAAATATTTAAAAGTATAATAGAAAACCAAACAGGTCCTTGAAATAATTACCCAAGAGTTGATAATGATTTGTTGATATTTGCTGCTTCTTTCAAACGATCTCCCTCTGCACCAGAGCTTTTCTGCCTAAATGAATAAGCAAGTCAGCCAGCAGATAAGCCttgaataaaatattaaacaaaaaaaagaataaattatgAAGATGGTAGTTACCTTTCTGAGCCAGCTAGATCTACTAAATTCAACCTAGCGAATCTAAAATGGGTCATGGAATCCTTTTCCCAACGGCTTTCTATGATACATGTGAAAACACTGTGCGATCGGCTGCTCTCACTGTTCATGTGCGTTGCTGCCATTTTTCTGTTTGAAGCACCctaagaaaacaaatatatagcATCATACTCACACCCGAATATGTAGTTAGTGATTCATTAGATAACATTTATCATAAAGTCCCACCTGTAACAGAAGCTTGACAACATCATTAACATTCCTCACATTGTATTCTGTAAGGTTTTCAACATATACCCCTTTCTTCAAGTCCTCCCTGAGCTACAATATGGAAGATACGTTTACTTATTGCTCAACAAAACAATGCTAAATGGAAATTGCAACATGAACATTTGAAAAGATGTTAATTACTTGTAGATTAGTTGATGTAGGTTCCAAGAGATCTGTTATCTGCTCATTGTAAATCTCGAGAAAGGAACATTTGCAGCTGTACTTCAGCTGTTCCTCCCGCCTGCTTTCCTCTTCCTGCATGAATAAATTATAGTAAGACATCAAACCcaaataaaagataaattttAGCTATAGATTAAGATATCAATAATTTGAACAGCGTACCAGTCTGATCCTTTTAAACAAATACTCAAAAATGCGTGGAGTAAGCCCACAATCTTCATTGAGCTGCCCTTCAACCTCATATATTTCACCCATCATTGTGTATGTTTTGCCACTACCCGTCTGCAAACAAGAAACTTAGAGTGTAACTTATccagcaaaaataaataaaccacaCCATGCACCGAACTATTAACTTCTCCGAAGAAATACCTGACCGTAAGCAAACATGCAGCTATTATAACCAGACAAGCAATTCTCCACCATGGGCAACCCAGCAACCCTGAACAGCTTTTCCTATGACAAACTCAATCAACACACTCAATGAGTTTCCAATGGATTGAagccaaataataaaacatcaAGGTCCATTTTTCGACATAGCATTACTTTAAAGATAGcagtaaaaattaaaacagaaaaattttaGGTATTATTTTACATAACCCTAGTTACCTGTGATATTGTCTCGCATGCAATGTGATCGAATGTGAATCTGGTTTCCGGATGACCATGCCAAACCAGAGTTTTCGCACTTTCCTGCTTCAAACACCGGCCTTGCCCTTGCAAAGCTCTCTCCATACTACTCAATGGCCGAATTCGAATCAGCACCTGAACTCAAAACCAATCAAACCAATCAAACTCCAGAAAACTTTGGCACCAATTACCAAACCCAAACCAATCTCCGAACCTGCACATTGTGATCGGTCCAGAACGAGGAGTCCTCCGCTAGCTCAAAATGCGGAACTTGAGCTAAAACCGCGGAATTCACCACAGAAACCTCCCGGGAGATTCTAGAACAACTCCCTGCTCTGCCTCCATTGTACTGCAGAGCTTTGATTCCGGTACAACCTCCCACTGCTCCACCAATCGAAGCTCTACCGGTCCTCGCCGGAGTGCTTTGAGCCGAGTTTGGCTCCGAGTGCGCCTTCCCTCCGCGACCTGACGAAACCCTGGGAGTTCCATAGCTGAGACCTCCGCCATGTCCAGCTTTCTCCTGAGCTTCGATCTTCCTATCCGACGATAACGAATACCGACCGGATCGAATCGCCTCGAACTTCGGTTGCGAATCGAAATCAAACTCATGGAGTTCCTTCTGCAGCTGGGCTGGATCTGCAATGCTGTTAAGAGGCGTTCTTGGAGGCGGAAAGTGGATTGGATTCGACGCGGTTTCGAATTCGTTCTCGTTCGGTTCGGACTGCGAGTTCCTCGCGACGTTTCGGGCTGGGAATCGAACAGTTGAGCTCTCCTTCGACATGCTGAGGGAGCTCGGAGCTTCAGTGAAACAAGTTGGATTGTTGTGTTTGTTTCCGTATTAGAAACGGAGTTTTGAATCCATGATTCgacggagaagacgaagaatacGGTGACGTTTTGGGGGGGTTTTGGGTTTGCTTTTGGCCGTTGGGTTGGGAAGGAGAGAAGTGGGTTGAGATTTGAGTGGAAAGTGTCAGAGTGGTGGGAATTTGAAATTGGTAAAGCTCAGTGATTGCCCCGCCCGTTTGAATTGTTAACGGGACGCTCCAtctctttttgtctttttcaaTTGAAcccaaatatatacatacacacacatacacggGCCGTCTTTGTAAagaaattctcatttttttccgcttcacatcaaattttaattatttgaacagtctattttataaattttgatttataaattatccttataaaaatttaattcaatccgaaatcatttgtttatttaattatcaagataaaatttcattgtttcttatataacaaagtattcgttaatttctttgaactcaattagatatcttaaacatttccgatttggctaataggATGATATATGagatgcaacttgaaaaatagacggttcaaatCGTTAAAGTTCAATGTAGTGTGgatcccacaactaatccccatttttatcaaaaaaaatgGGTATCCATTCCCTtaaaaatttcttatatatatatatatatatatatatctttttaaATAAACCAAATATTCTAATCTAATTTATATTGTCACAAAAGTTATTCGAACTTGGTTGCAAGGAGAAGACATTGTTCTAGCCAACTTAGTTATAGTTATGCATgttgaattatatttttttgaattataAGTCAATTATTAccctaatttgttttttttgttttttaccaaCGAGGATGGAGGATTCGAATTTGAAATCTCTCTTAGCATTAGGAAAATAAATACCCATAATATACTAAGAGCTGAGAGAAACATGGTTCAAGTATGCCTAACCAATTGGCTAATAAAATGAAGTCACattgtttttttaaatagaataattaaataacaaaattacaATGACAACTTATCGAATTGCTCATTCATATTAAATGATTGAATCACCTAGTTAGTCAGATGGTTTAACCCAAGTTTTGTTGTAAGAACTAATAGGCATAACCCAACTTGAACGTTCACTTGACTTGTAAATTAGTCGTGTGTTATCTTGTAACCTATAattaatataaggaaaatcatGGAAGTTTGTAACAAAAAAAGTGTGCGCACATATGATGGTCCGTAGAAAAAGGATGTTGAGACTTGATTTGAACATAATGATGATGGGGATTCAGCTATGGCCAAAACGATGATTAAAGAGAAAAGAGTTTAGGGTGGGAATTTGAATTCAAACAGCAACGTCTGAtgatcaaaactcaaaagagaaAGTGGATTAGTGGGGGAGCGGCCTGAAATGGCACCTTAATCCTTAGAATATATTGAtgatcaaaactcaaaagagaaAGTGGATTAGTGGAGGAGCGGCCTGAAATGGCACCTTAATccttagaatatatatatatatatatatatatgttggatTTTGTGTAATTAGTATAGCAATTTTATAATTACATACTCATTTTGTTGTCTCGATGAGGTTTAAGGCTACTCAAATGTGAGAAATTCCTTTGGAAATGTACAAGAGACATGCTAAAGTGACTTTTTCAAAAAGTAGGGTTGTCTTTAGACTCTCTACCACCTTAtgtttttgacataatattttataatattagcttAACTCTTAGCTCATAAAGAATCTCACTCGGCTCTTAGTATAAATCCTCTTAGCATATTTTATAAATCCTCTTACTCTTAGCATCTCTCATTCTCAATGTTTAGTTCTGCACTAAAGACTAAACAAAGgcaattcatttttcttttgttttcgaaAAGATAGAATTTGACGTTAAATTAGTTGTTTTACATCTTATCCTTCACCATCAAATGACAAAGTAATCCAACTTCATTCAAGCATTTGACCACTAGGGTTGTGAATTTGAGTTGTACTTGAGAGTATCTCGCGTTGAAAAATGAATGTCTTGCTTTGGTGCTTAAAAGATTTTGAAACTCATTACGTGTCACATAGAAGAAAGTTTCAAAGTCATTTATGGAGGCATGTGAACCAAATACGAGTCCGTGTGAGCCTCTTCTTTTGTCAGAGTAAACAATTaatttataagaaaaatgaCATTCGAGCTTAAGATGTCTTTAAATATTTTCACCGAAGATTTCTTATATCAACTTACAAAATGTCGTACTTTGTAATTAACAAATAGAATTACTAACTACTACTAGGTTGAATAATTTATAGATGGAATTGGAGACTAACTTTTGTCACAAAATTTAGAGATTGCATGGAGAACATTGTCGACAAACCCTCAAAAGGGTCATGAGCtgcatcatgcatgcaaatgAAGGTAGATAAGAAGAGGAAATGTTCACATATctcaaagataattaaacaaaaGATTAACACTAACACCATCACAAATTCAGCATCCTAAACTCATGCAAAAAGACTAACAACGCCCCCAAAATCACAAAGGATGCTTGGAATAGTATATTGGGAGAACAGTCCCGTCCTACCGCTGAAAAACTGCCTGCACCTGAAAAATCAAGCCAAAATTAGCCGCAAGAAGAAAAATTCAAgcaactaattaattattaactAAATAAGCGATCCAAATCCACAGTCTAATAATATAAACATATCGAGATTTATAAAAGTTGATATATCAACCTACCACATTGTCTAGTGAAATTAGAGGAAGTTGAGCAGAGGCAGAGAGACCCTTCAGTCTCGGTATCAAACCCACAAGTCCCACCGGACTGCGCACACCTCTCACACCCGGTATCCGGCACCGCGAAGCTCAGCTTAATCCCGTAAACCCAATCCGGCGGTCCTAACCCTTTCAATCCATCCGTATTCGTCACGCTAGTATAATGCGTGCAGTCCAATATATTCATGCTCATGAACTTCACCGAATCGTACCCCGTAAAACAACACGGCGGAGAAGTAGTCGTAGtagcaggaggaggaggagtacCGTTGGTTAGAAATCCTCCGGGACTGGGGGTAGTACCGTTGCTTAAAAATCCTCCGGGACTGGGGGTAGTACCGTTGCTTAAAAATCCTCCGGGGCTGGGGGTAGGAGTGGCCAATCCGGAACCGGTACGGAAAATTCGAAAAGCGTTGCAGGAGTCGTAGAGCTCGTCACAGGAGTGGCCGGAGAAGTTGAAGCAGAGGTACTTGTAGTGGTTGAGGACAGGGGAGTCGACGGAGCAGTTGAGGAGTGCGAAGACGGTGTCGGAGGTCGGCGGGATAATGGCGGACTGGATTGGGGTCATGAGGAAGTCGTGGTGGGGCTGGAGGATGGAGCAGGTGGACATGGCGGGGTCGTAGACGACCATGGTTTTCTTGTCGTAGTTTATGGACTGGACTTTGTAGTTTCCGGATGGGGTGGCGAAGAAGAGGTCGGTGGAGCAGTTGAACATGTGGCGGAACTGGGGCGCGCCACAGCCGTCATCGAGGGCGAAAGGGTAGTGTATGGGGATGGGGCCGCAGGAGGTGCGGCATTGGGAGAGAGTGGGGGTGgggaggaggtggaggtggagtgATAGGAGGAGGACGTTGACGGTGGTGATGAGTGGTTTTGACTGAGACCACCACATGTTTGTGTGtgagaaatgaaaaattagTTACTGTGGCAGTGTAAGAAGGCCTAATGTGTAAAGAGATTGATAAACTGGGCGGAATTTACTCCATAATTTAGGACACCTTTTGGATCTTTAGACAGGCTGTGATGGGATCCACAAGTTGAAAAACAGGGAAGAAATCAGTGGCTCCAGTG from Pyrus communis chromosome 4, drPyrComm1.1, whole genome shotgun sequence harbors:
- the LOC137733016 gene encoding uncharacterized protein produces the protein MWWSQSKPLITTVNVLLLSLHLHLLPTPTLSQCRTSCGPIPIHYPFALDDGCGAPQFRHMFNCSTDLFFATPSGNYKVQSINYDKKTMVVYDPAMSTCSILQPHHDFLMTPIQSAIIPPTSDTVFALLNCSVDSPVLNHYKYLCFNFSGHSCDELYDSCNAFRIFRTGSGLATPTPSPGGFLSNGTTPSPGGFLSNGTTPSPGGFLTNGTPPPPATTTTSPPCCFTGYDSVKFMSMNILDCTHYTSVTNTDGLKGLGPPDWVYGIKLSFAVPDTGCERCAQSGGTCGFDTETEGSLCLCSTSSNFTRQCGAGSFSAVGRDCSPNILFQASFVILGALLVFLHEFRMLNL